A genomic segment from Chitinophaga niabensis encodes:
- a CDS encoding BlaI/MecI/CopY family transcriptional regulator, with product MEKLTKQEEAAMQAIWKVGKGFVKDFLEAHIAPVPPYTTLASTIKNLEKKGYVDARKMGNVYEYTPTIEEGEYKKKFMNGFVKDYFENSYKELVTFFAKDKKISPEELQEIINMIEKK from the coding sequence ATGGAAAAACTTACCAAACAAGAAGAAGCCGCAATGCAGGCTATCTGGAAAGTTGGAAAGGGCTTTGTAAAAGATTTCCTGGAAGCGCACATCGCACCTGTGCCTCCTTATACCACACTGGCTTCCACTATCAAGAACCTTGAGAAAAAAGGATATGTGGATGCCCGTAAAATGGGGAATGTATATGAGTATACACCAACCATTGAAGAAGGAGAGTATAAGAAGAAGTTCATGAACGGATTTGTGAAAGATTATTTCGAAAACTCCTATAAAGAACTGGTTACTTTCTTTGCAAAAGATAAGAAGATCAGTCCGGAGGAATTGCAGGAGATCATCAACATGATAGAAAAGAAATAA
- a CDS encoding carboxypeptidase-like regulatory domain-containing protein → MKIVLAIIVFCIGWFSPATAQTYKITGQVQDEKGKPLPFASAFLSQTTLGDRTTEAGNFTIKGVPPGKYDLIVSYLGYEPLLVPVTVSNDLSGVVAVLKPKAGILKEVVVRRNAERDRLMNIFKSIWVGRSGNAEQCTILNDEVIDLVNDEDKGILKATSDDFIVLENRALGYRVKFLLMHFEYQRYSGYSLYYGNPLFELMKPRNARQQRNWEKKRIEAYNGSSMHFYRSLLNRTLMEDGFLVQKMVRKEKKRDFVAPTGIDTTKDIKIRSDGMFSKYVNYLYPGQVPYDSLITDNNGTKSLIFGNYLFITYTREKQERKYMEYHNYPANVKPGPQISYLRLLAPAVNVDGNGNIESPTDLIVEQYWGWEKMAEMLPLDFKIINTNSKK, encoded by the coding sequence ATGAAGATCGTATTGGCAATTATCGTGTTTTGCATAGGGTGGTTCAGTCCGGCAACAGCACAAACGTATAAGATCACCGGACAGGTGCAGGATGAAAAAGGAAAGCCTTTACCGTTTGCCAGCGCCTTCCTTAGCCAGACAACTTTGGGAGACAGAACTACAGAGGCCGGAAATTTTACCATCAAAGGCGTGCCACCGGGAAAATATGATCTGATCGTGTCTTATCTCGGATATGAGCCATTATTAGTGCCGGTTACAGTAAGTAATGACCTTTCAGGGGTAGTGGCCGTATTAAAGCCCAAAGCGGGCATTCTGAAGGAAGTAGTAGTAAGGAGGAATGCGGAGCGGGACAGGTTGATGAACATCTTTAAATCGATCTGGGTAGGAAGAAGTGGAAACGCAGAGCAATGTACCATCCTGAATGATGAAGTAATAGACCTGGTGAATGATGAAGATAAAGGAATACTCAAAGCTACCTCAGACGATTTCATTGTGTTAGAGAACAGGGCATTAGGGTACCGGGTGAAGTTCTTACTCATGCATTTTGAATACCAGCGTTACTCCGGTTATTCATTGTATTACGGCAATCCGCTGTTTGAACTGATGAAGCCCCGTAATGCAAGGCAGCAAAGGAACTGGGAGAAGAAACGGATAGAAGCGTACAACGGCTCCTCCATGCATTTTTACCGTAGCCTGCTTAATAGAACACTGATGGAAGATGGTTTTTTAGTACAGAAGATGGTAAGGAAAGAAAAGAAGAGAGATTTTGTAGCACCCACAGGTATAGATACAACAAAGGATATAAAGATCAGATCAGACGGCATGTTTTCAAAGTATGTGAACTATCTGTACCCTGGCCAGGTACCATACGATAGCCTGATCACAGACAATAACGGCACAAAGTCACTGATCTTCGGGAACTATCTGTTTATCACTTATACAAGGGAGAAGCAGGAAAGGAAATATATGGAATATCACAATTACCCGGCAAACGTAAAACCAGGCCCGCAGATCTCTTACCTGCGATTACTGGCGCCGGCAGTAAATGTAGACGGGAATGGAAATATTGAATCACCCACAGATCTGATCGTAGAACAATACTGGGGATGGGAAAAAATGGCGGAGATGCTGCCACTCGATTTTAAAATTATCAATACAAACTCAAAAAAATAA
- a CDS encoding TlpA disulfide reductase family protein, with protein MKILIFTAVLLCPAVMLFAQERGKKEKVYSFQVEGNIAKQDKPTKIYLRRKTEGKMIIDSVITPDGRFLFLGNIPEPQTAQLFTQVAPTPENPVGRKEVIMLFLGQGATTVNINDINSRGTATGTPEQEAFNQLNSLTWPFTKEADEVYGKYMKAARAKDDALIRKYESRLDELNASRLAVMSKYLKDNPHTPIGMYVINQVAGYELDADEFYPVFNTLSKTVRNYPSGKQFEYRLELAKKLTVGNPAIEFSQNDAAGKPVNLGSFKGKYLLVDFWASWCGPCRAENPNVVKAYHKYKEKGFTILGVSFDENKEKWLQAVQDDQLAWTQVSDLKGWGNAVGQLYGIRAIPQNLLLDPQGKIIAKNLRAEALEAKLEELLK; from the coding sequence ATGAAGATATTGATATTTACAGCTGTGCTCCTATGTCCGGCTGTAATGCTGTTTGCGCAGGAAAGAGGAAAAAAAGAGAAAGTATATTCCTTTCAGGTAGAAGGGAATATAGCAAAGCAGGACAAACCCACTAAAATATACCTCCGTAGAAAAACAGAAGGGAAAATGATCATAGACAGTGTGATCACACCCGATGGCAGGTTCCTCTTCCTGGGTAATATACCCGAACCGCAAACCGCACAATTATTTACACAGGTAGCCCCCACGCCGGAGAATCCCGTTGGCCGCAAAGAAGTGATCATGTTATTCCTGGGCCAGGGTGCCACCACCGTCAATATAAATGATATTAACAGCCGCGGCACTGCTACCGGTACACCGGAACAGGAAGCCTTCAATCAGCTGAACAGCCTTACCTGGCCCTTTACCAAAGAAGCAGACGAGGTGTATGGTAAATACATGAAAGCTGCCAGGGCAAAGGATGATGCGCTGATCAGGAAATATGAGTCCCGCCTCGATGAATTAAATGCGAGCCGCCTGGCCGTAATGAGCAAATACCTGAAAGATAATCCGCATACCCCCATTGGCATGTACGTGATCAACCAGGTGGCAGGATATGAGCTGGATGCAGATGAATTCTATCCCGTTTTCAATACACTCTCTAAAACCGTACGGAATTACCCTTCCGGTAAACAGTTTGAATACCGCCTTGAACTTGCAAAGAAACTGACCGTTGGCAATCCGGCCATTGAGTTCAGCCAGAACGATGCAGCCGGTAAACCCGTAAACCTGGGTTCTTTCAAGGGTAAATATCTGCTTGTTGATTTCTGGGCCAGCTGGTGCGGTCCCTGCCGTGCAGAGAACCCCAATGTGGTGAAAGCCTACCATAAGTATAAAGAAAAAGGATTCACCATCCTCGGTGTTTCTTTCGATGAAAACAAAGAAAAGTGGCTGCAGGCAGTACAGGATGATCAGCTGGCATGGACGCAGGTATCCGACCTCAAAGGGTGGGGAAATGCAGTAGGCCAGTTATACGGTATCCGCGCTATTCCTCAAAACCTCCTGCTGGACCCCCAGGGAAAGATCATCGCCAAAAATCTCCGCGCGGAAGCATTAGAAGCTAAGCTGGAAGAGTTACTGAAATAG
- a CDS encoding TlpA disulfide reductase family protein produces MKRISFLIICFAAITTAHAQFKVNGKIAGTEEGTKLFFFSEDGRTADSTVLTNGEFSFSTPYKTSGEDMFALILKGRPYPMILVADKPEVALQSEQSIFPVATTFKGGQQAEWMQEYHRTFKPVISKANALNAEAAGISGTDEDAKAAFREKAKAFEGEVLKTGTDFIKAHPKAQASLFLLMGELRSRLTEDEFAKQFNSLDASVKNTKFGKKIGEQIAEVSGSGGNAVMTGIKAKDFEQEDPNGKMVKLSSFRGKYVLIDFWASWCGPCRVENPHVVAAYHKFKDKNFTVLGVSLDKNKRDWLDAVEKDKLTWTQVSDLQGWSNAVAALYGVRSIPQNYLIDPSGNIIAKDLRGGALERKLAEVLQ; encoded by the coding sequence ATGAAACGTATTTCATTCCTGATCATTTGTTTTGCAGCTATTACAACAGCGCATGCGCAGTTTAAAGTAAACGGAAAGATTGCCGGTACGGAAGAAGGTACTAAACTGTTCTTCTTTAGTGAAGATGGGCGTACGGCAGATTCCACTGTTTTAACGAACGGGGAGTTTTCTTTCAGCACACCTTATAAAACCTCCGGCGAAGATATGTTTGCACTGATCCTGAAAGGGCGTCCATATCCCATGATCCTGGTAGCAGATAAACCGGAAGTAGCCCTGCAATCAGAACAAAGCATTTTCCCTGTAGCCACTACTTTCAAAGGAGGGCAGCAGGCGGAATGGATGCAGGAATATCACCGTACTTTCAAACCGGTGATCAGCAAGGCCAATGCGCTCAATGCAGAAGCTGCAGGCATCAGCGGAACGGATGAAGATGCAAAGGCAGCCTTCCGCGAAAAAGCAAAAGCATTTGAAGGAGAAGTACTGAAAACAGGAACGGACTTCATCAAGGCCCATCCCAAAGCCCAGGCCAGCCTGTTCCTGCTCATGGGAGAACTGCGGAGCCGCCTCACGGAAGACGAGTTTGCAAAACAATTCAATTCCCTCGATGCCAGCGTAAAGAACACCAAATTCGGTAAGAAGATAGGGGAGCAGATCGCAGAGGTATCCGGTTCCGGTGGTAATGCGGTGATGACCGGCATCAAGGCAAAGGACTTTGAGCAGGAAGATCCCAATGGAAAAATGGTGAAGCTGTCTTCTTTCCGGGGAAAATATGTACTGATCGATTTCTGGGCCAGCTGGTGCGGCCCCTGCAGAGTAGAGAATCCACACGTGGTGGCTGCCTACCATAAATTCAAAGACAAGAACTTCACTGTTTTAGGTGTTTCCCTTGACAAGAACAAAAGAGACTGGCTGGATGCCGTTGAAAAAGACAAACTCACCTGGACCCAGGTATCTGATCTTCAGGGCTGGAGTAATGCGGTAGCCGCATTATATGGCGTGAGAAGTATCCCGCAGAATTACCTCATAGACCCTTCCGGCAACATTATCGCTAAAGATCTCCGTGGCGGCGCCCTGGAGAGAAAACTGGCAGAAGTATTGCAGTAA
- the hisIE gene encoding bifunctional phosphoribosyl-AMP cyclohydrolase/phosphoribosyl-ATP diphosphatase HisIE, whose amino-acid sequence MQVDFSKSPDGLVPAIIQDAITNKVLMLGYMNQEALDKTLAEGKVTFFSRSKNRLWTKGEESGNFLQLKHAAIDCDADTLLLKVHPEGPTCHTGADTCWNEVNKDAASFLGNLEQVIRDRKQNPTDKSYTASLFAKGINKVAQKVGEEAVELVIEAKDNNDHLFINEAADLLFHYLILLQAKGFTLEDVVNILKDRHK is encoded by the coding sequence ATGCAGGTAGATTTTTCAAAGTCCCCGGACGGCCTGGTGCCAGCTATTATACAGGATGCCATTACCAATAAGGTATTGATGCTGGGGTACATGAACCAGGAGGCGCTGGATAAAACACTGGCCGAAGGGAAAGTGACCTTTTTCAGCCGTTCTAAAAACAGGCTGTGGACCAAAGGAGAAGAGAGTGGTAACTTCCTTCAGTTGAAACATGCGGCAATAGATTGCGATGCGGATACGCTACTACTGAAAGTTCATCCTGAAGGCCCTACCTGCCACACCGGGGCAGATACCTGCTGGAATGAGGTGAATAAAGACGCAGCTTCTTTCCTGGGTAACCTGGAGCAGGTGATCAGGGACAGGAAGCAAAACCCGACTGATAAATCATACACTGCTTCCTTATTTGCCAAAGGCATCAATAAGGTAGCGCAGAAAGTAGGGGAGGAAGCAGTAGAACTGGTGATAGAAGCAAAAGACAATAACGATCACCTTTTTATAAACGAAGCAGCAGACCTGCTTTTTCATTACCTGATCCTGTTACAGGCCAAAGGCTTTACACTGGAAGATGTAGTGAACATTTTAAAAGACCGTCATAAATGA
- the hisF gene encoding imidazole glycerol phosphate synthase subunit HisF: protein MLTKRIIPCLDIKDGRTVKGVNFENIRDAGDPIELGALYAHQGADELVFLDITATNERRKTLSELVTRIARHVNIPFTVGGGISSVEDVSVLLNAGADKVSVNTAAFRNPELLNGLSREFGSQCIVLAIDTRFEEGDWYVYLNGGRVKTETKTTDWAREAVERGAGEILLTSMNNDGTKQGFALDITSRLSQNLHVPVIASGGAGTMEHFADVFEKAQADAALAASIFHYKEMEIPDLKTYLYKRGVQIRF from the coding sequence ATGCTTACAAAACGCATCATACCCTGCCTGGATATAAAAGATGGCCGCACCGTAAAAGGTGTGAACTTTGAGAATATCCGCGATGCAGGCGATCCCATTGAACTCGGCGCGCTCTATGCCCACCAGGGGGCGGACGAACTGGTGTTCCTGGATATTACGGCTACCAACGAAAGAAGGAAGACACTTTCTGAACTGGTTACCCGCATTGCCCGTCACGTAAATATTCCCTTCACCGTAGGTGGCGGCATTTCTTCTGTGGAAGATGTAAGCGTATTGCTGAATGCGGGTGCAGACAAAGTATCCGTGAACACCGCCGCTTTCCGCAACCCGGAATTACTGAACGGCCTTTCCCGGGAGTTCGGCAGCCAGTGTATTGTACTGGCCATCGATACCCGTTTTGAAGAAGGGGACTGGTACGTATACCTCAATGGCGGCCGGGTAAAAACAGAAACGAAAACAACGGACTGGGCCAGGGAAGCTGTGGAACGCGGAGCAGGAGAGATATTGCTCACCTCCATGAATAACGATGGTACCAAACAGGGCTTTGCATTGGATATCACATCCCGCTTATCGCAAAACCTGCATGTACCCGTGATTGCCTCCGGCGGTGCTGGTACCATGGAACATTTTGCGGATGTATTTGAAAAAGCACAGGCAGATGCAGCCCTGGCAGCCAGCATCTTCCACTACAAAGAAATGGAAATCCCGGACCTGAAAACATATCTCTACAAAAGAGGTGTGCAGATCCGGTTTTAA